The following are from one region of the Pseudomonas putida genome:
- the infA gene encoding translation initiation factor IF-1, giving the protein MSKEDSFEMEGTVVDTLPNTMFRVELENGHVVTAHISGKMRKNYIRILTGDKVRVELTPYDLSKGRITYRAR; this is encoded by the coding sequence ATGTCGAAAGAAGACAGCTTCGAAATGGAAGGTACTGTCGTCGACACCCTGCCCAACACCATGTTCCGCGTGGAGTTGGAAAACGGGCACGTCGTAACCGCGCACATCTCCGGAAAGATGCGCAAGAACTACATCCGTATTCTCACTGGCGACAAGGTCCGCGTCGAACTGACGCCTTACGACCTGAGCAAGGGCCGCATCACCTACCGTGCGCGCTAA